GGTAAGCCCGAGGCCATTATTTTAATGTCTAATCAGACTGCTCTGATTGTCGCTCCAACTGGTTTTATGTCTTTATCCCTTTATGCCATTCATCTTCTAAAGACAACATCTATGCAAATCTGAAACGTCCAAATAAAACTAGACATGTTACTTCAGCTCTCAGTTGATCTATATTTCCTGCTTAAATCCCTCCCATTGTGCTTGTATGTTGTCGATACATCCTTATAATAGGATGTATTGTCATCCCCTGTCACAGCCACGTTCCTTTATCATCCTATTTCCTTTCTCGAAATTTCCAGACCACTTCCTTTGAAAGGGGGTAGTGGTGAGGACATCAGTAGGTTAAAGCCATCTGTGTCCTTTTGTCATCAGTTTCTCTCTACACTTATTCATGCAGGAACAACAATGGAGATGACGTGCGTGTTGGTTTGAGCAGATGTTCCCTCAACCTTCATTTTGCACACTGAGATAATTTTagcatttcctgtctgtttgcTTGATATGAGAAAAGCAAATGCATGGTTTTAATGGGGACATGATTCATTGTACCTTGATATGTCTTTATTGTGTTATCTGTCTGCCTTGATGAGCATAGTCAGTATTTCATACTGTACAATACTGTAAGGgaaacttaaaggataactttcgttttttgcaacctggaccttatttctagcattaaatacgaccatttactcacccagacaactttggtggcatttggagtcgttttgaagaaattagccccagaggagcggcgcgtatatccgtataatgcgagtgcaaggggcatccatgcgcagcctctataaacgcataatctgtggcgaaactcattcatattccaatattttgttatgatatgctggtgctattcccctctgagctggcggtcggctagtttagctgtagtttggcacagctatggttcgttatcgcgtattcgtagccgaccgccgcagagttagccttgttgtggctggctgctcgcagcgcctgGCGTTCGGTACTGACATCAgccacgtcagaggtagttgtctagagacgcaagatattgataacatgccaccacgggctcagaggggaatagcaccagcatatcataacaaaatattggaatatgaacgagtttcgccgcagattatgcgtttatagaggctgcgcatggatgcccagagtactcgcattatacggatatacgcgccgctcctctggggctaatttcttcaaaacgactccaaatgccaccaaagttgtctgggtgagtaaatgggcgtatttaatgctagaaataaggtccaggttgtaaaaaacgaaagttatcctttaagcacCTTTGACTCATAAAtctgttctgttgtttctctATAGATTAATTTAACAAGGTTCATTCACTGTGTGACAATATTTTTTAGTTGCACAGTGAATATTTAAGCTTTTTGTATAAGACTAATCACATCTGCATTTGTTCAGCTGCTTCTGGAACATCTGGAGGCCATCTCTCCCGACCACAATGACTTGCTgcatgagctgctgcaggacctGGGAGACGTCCCTGATGTAGAGACATTCCTCGGTactgtcaaacaaacatttcGTCACAGGTTAATCCCCAGTTGGCTGcagtgtattttattattttacacactgtgctccttttttttttttcctttttcaggtGAAGGTTCAGTCGACCCAAACGACCCGAACAGAGAGAGTGCTCTGAGCCAGCTGGCCAAGACGGAGATCTCCCTCACCCTAACCAGCAAGTTTGAGCTTCTGGAAGGAGATGACAAAGACTTAAAGACTCTAATGACAAAGTATGTTTATTGTCGGAGGATGCTGAGACAAATTGCTTTGTGCAATATTGAAATTTGATATTGCAATCTTCTGCATTCATAATCTCATTTCAGGTGTCAGGCCAGAAATACTCCAGTCATTGATGTATATATAACACCATTACACTGAATTACACTTACTCAGAAGTGCTCAGTACAGAGTTGGGGATTGATATGAATGTTGTGTGATGCACTGCACTTATCCCCTcttgacactgtgtgtgtgtgtgtctttgtggctATCACTCAGTAGCACGTCTTTGTTTCGTTTCCTGCTCTTCTATCATTTCCTGTCCTAAAAGGAAGGGGTTTGGTGGTCAGGTTTATCTTGCCTATAAACATGTATCCGTCTTACTGGAGACTGTGTTGGAGAATTGGTCTCTTCCTTATTTTGTAGGCACATACAAGTTTCAGGAGTTTAACATAACTGGAGGATTTCtttatatgtgcatgtgtcctCTATATTTGGTTGCAATTGCGTAATGTGTTCAGGTCAGGCTAGCAAGACTTTTGCAACCAGTTGTAGGAATATAGTATGGAACATACTTACGTATGGTGGCCGCTATTTAGTCCAACCCTGCACCGAAATCTGATCAAATATTCTTCTGTTCATAGTGTCACTTCCAaccaaatttcattgcaatctgtaaagtaactggAAGAACAAACATTTAAGAGAAGGAGATGTTGTATAAATGAGAGTCAGATATATTACAATTAGGTGTATGAATTGTTTCCTGATTAAGATTGAAGGTGTGAAATGATGATTCAATTCTGCACTGAAGACTGTCAGTGAAATCTAGAATCTGTATCTAGAgataatatttgtgtgtgtgtgtatgtgtgtcaggaCAAAAAAGCTTATAGTGGATGTGATCCGGATTCAAACCGGAGAGACGTTGCCTGAGATTCTTGTGACGGAGGCTACAGCGCCACAGGtgacattttcttctgtttttcctcacccACATACTCAGTAGCCACTTTTCTTCATATCCTATATGCACCGGAACGCGTTGTTTAGATCTCTAACGGTTTTTGCCATTCTTGTGCGACTTTGCTCCTGAAGGAGTCAGAACATACCAAGATGGTAGAGCGACGGGCAGTCCAGGATGCTCAGACACCAGAGGGTCTGAAGAGCAGCCAGGCAGTACTGGAGGACAGCCAGCTGCCGCttgagcagaagaagaggaaaatcCTGAGGAACCTCCGCAGCCTGGAGCAGGCTGGCCTTGTCACCACTAGTAACAATTACCAGGACCTCATCAATGACATATCAAAGGTACATAAGCAGCTCTTCATTCACACGGGAAGATTCGCACCTCCAGTGCTAATTAATGAGTGTACTGTTTGGTCAGTTCAGCTTCCGAATTTGTAAAGCAAACCTGTATTTGGCAGGACATTCGCTACCAAAGACGCtacaggcagaggaggaaggccGAGCTCGTGAAGCTCCagcagacactgacagcactgaacTCGAAAACGGCCTTCTACCAGGACCAGATGAACTATTACGATACCTACATCAAGACCTGCCTGGATAACCTCAACCGGAAGTGAGTGGTACCTCTTATATTTTGCGTGGATGGAGGGCTTTTCAAAATATTTCCTCTCACTGTTTGTAAATGATAATCGTGTTGTCTGGATGGTCTGATGGATGATTTTACACTTGTACTGTGTTTCTGCGTGTCCAGGAACTCTCGCAGATCTATTAAACTTGACAGCAAAGGAGACGATAAGGGTAGTAAGAAGTGGAAGCCACAGTCGCTGAAGTACACTGCAGCCAGACTGCATGAGAAAGGAGTCATCCTGGAGATAGAAGGACTTCAGACAAACCAGTGAGTTGAGCTGTTCACCAGTTAGACTGCTAACAAAAAGGTCTGGGTAGTTCCACTGCTGTAGTTTCCATTAGTTTAGTTATATCCTACTGTAGAACATGTTTCTTTGTCCCCAGAAGAGGAAAGATGTCTGTTCAACTTAATCAGATTTAGCCATGAGCTAGTTTTGATATACAAAAAGGAGGATGTGCCTGGTCAGCTTTCTTTTTATGGGAAGAAAAATATTATTGTATAAGGGTATTGCTCAGTGAGATGACATCTGTCTTTATTCTCAACCTCACCTGTTATTCTCACACCCATCACCTTACTCATTCATTGTGTGTCTCAgtgaaaacatcaaaaccaaGCACATTTAAGCTGATTTGAGTGCTATCGACAGTTCCTCCAAGCTCTGTGGAAACGCTGACAAGTGCTATCATttagtttttgtgtgtctgcagcaatAGGGctaaatgctgtaaaatgatTGCTGTGTTTTACCCATATGCTGAGTTGTCACTTTTATGTTATTGTTTCTCTTCATTCAGGTtcaaaaatgtcatgtttgacaTTTCACCCACTGAGGAAGTTGGGGATTTTGAGGTGAAGGCCAAATTTATGGGAGTTGAAATGGAAAAAGTCCAGCTTCATTTCCAGGTAAACATTTCAACagaatttcacaaaataaaagcagctcaaCACTAAACCTAGATGGCAGATGGTTAAATTTCCTGTTTCCCTCACTGGTCTGCTCGCAGgaaatataatgaaaacaaagcagataTTTTCCAATAAAGACACATTTGTTGTATTGAAttctctgcatgtttgtatgtatgtatcgAGTGTGAACAGATAGTAGATGTACAGAACTTCATGTATTAACAAATGTCTGTAAAGAATATGCCAGTCTGAAATGTGAGGCCACAGATTGTTTGCAGTAACTGAATCTACTCCCATATAATCAGAGGTTATTTATGTTGTATGTCAACTCTCTATGAGTGAAAAGCTGAcacacgtgtttgtgtgtgtttctcatttgcATCTGTTTGGTACTTTGTGTCCAGgacctcctccagctgcagtaCGAAGGCGTGGCCGTCATGAAGATGTTTGACAAAGCCAAAGTGAACGTCAATCTACTCATCTTCCTCCTGAACAAGAAATTCTATGGAAAATGAGCAAGTAAGGAACGCGAGGGAGAAAGCAACAGGAGAGGATGGGAACAGACTGTGCCTTCTGAGTTTGTCTAGCAAAATTAATTTAATCAGAGAACATGAGATGGCAGgacagtgttttgtttcatctgtttatAATTTCATGGAGCACAACAAAATTAAACGTTATTGTCCAGCTAAATGTATCCTGTTCTATATTTTTCCACGTGGTgattgtaaatgtaatgtatttttaagaATTAAATTGTACTGGTattcatgttttgtatgtaaaagaTGCTAGGAAACACTGTTATTGTTACCTTGTATGTTGAAACGAGCTGAAGGTTTTTGATGAATATCTCAGACCAAGCAGTACTGTGTATTAGTTCAGCTATGGAGCAACTTTCCAGCCAGCCTGCATGACCAGTGCCTTTTAATTTAAAGGGTttaaagaaacatgttttaattaataaaacattataacattttaaaagctacaactgatgtatttttaatgcgTTTGTCAATATGTGATTTCTAATATTTGAACAATGTGCATAATAAATTACACATGTCCACAATTATTTGCCTTTTCTCAACTGTCATCTTTATTATCAGTATTGTTTGAATTATCTGTtctttaacatatttttatcaACAGCAGTTTCCTCAGTCGTTACGTCCTCTAACCTTAAACAACCTTTAGGAAAAATATTTTCGTCTGCAGATCAAGGTCACACATTTGTCTGTGATGGGGAGGAGATGTTGTGCAGTGAGGCGGAGGCGGAGTATCCACACTAGACTGTAATAACATGTTTGAAGCTGGCAGAAAACCACTTCAGCAACTCCTCTGGCAAACAGATCATTTCAACAAACTCGTAGGTGTAAAACATTTGGAGGATATACAGTGAAGCCATGGTTCAGCTGTCAGTAGGATTGTTGGTGTGGTTTTCTCTCCACAGCTCAGCTCTCACCTCCCAAAATGGTAAGTTGCCTTCTTAAATATGAACTTTGTCCAAAACTTTGAACTCTATCATAGTTCATAACAGATAAGTGTGTAATTGTATATGTCTGTACTTTGTACAGGCATGTACTCCGCTGAGCTTTACACATGCAAGATATATTAACATAATATATATCAACCCTCTGGTTAAACTAAATGCAATGCCATGTTACTGGAATGCTTTTTACAAAGGATTGGTTCTGCGTTCAGTTTCCCAACATGTCTCGACAAATAAGTGACTGGCGATGAGGAATCTGCCAGGAAAGATAAACTTGAACCACAATTAAAGTTTTAGGACCATTACTGAATCTTTTGTAATTCTGTCAGTCTGGTTGACGACATGCAGCTGGTAGAGTCGTGGAAAATAACTCATACATTTAATATAAgaggtacttgtattttactCGAGTAATTTGATGTTATGTCTCTTAAATaagcattttaaatgctgcttaGCTACGTGTGAATCAATCAGTAATAGTCCAATAATGTCATAATCaacaatgtaatgtaatgtagtgTTGTAATGGACCATTCTACATAAAGAGTACTTTTAAATTAAGGTAAATGTTGTTGATAACACCTCACCTAAGTAATATTGGATGGAAGGTCTTTGCAGAGTTCTTCTACATTacattattacttttacttaagtaagcCTGTAGTGTCCAAATACTTCTTCCAATACCACTGGTCATTAAAGATTATAAGGGGCCACTAATTTAGACAAAATCCACTGAGTCTTCAGGCATCTCTCTGCTGCCCGTGTAACTGTTGCTTAAAATAGGAAGATTAATACTAAAATACCTCCAGTGTATAACTGGATGAACCCAGTAATGTTAAATGTCAGAAGTTATGGAAAATATTCGTGTTCACAGCAGAGTCTGCACTGCACATTATAGTAAGACCTTTAAAATGTGTGGTAACAACAGGCCTTGAAATAATACTGCATCTTCACCTCAGTCAGAATGGAGCATTTACATAGaatgaaaaaaactttttgacAGTAACTGATgtattctgctctgtttccctGTGTCCCTTCAAAGGCTCGCTGCTCCCACGGACTTTCTCTGGTCACTTTGTGATGGTCACTGCTGAGCCTGTGGACTACATTGACCTGTCTGTGTTAGACAGTTTGAAGGATGACGGGGGGTCCGGCTCAGGGTCGGAACAGGAGCCTGTGAAAAAACACGGCCTCCACGTTCCTCACCGCCATCCCCAGAAGCATTATTTTGTCTCAGAGGAAGCTAAAGGTTTTCTCCAAGGTCGTCTGGCGACGAGCTTCGTCCCGACCGTTTACACCCTCGTCTTCATCATCAGCGTGCCCCTCAAccttgttgccatggtgatgttTGTGCATCACATCCGTCCCAGAAAACCGGCGGTGATCTACATGCTGAACCTGGCCTGCGCTGACCTGCTGTTCggcctcctccttcccttcaaGATTGCCTACcattaccatggcaacaactGGATCTATGGCTCCTTCATGTGCAGAGTTGTCACCGCAGCTTTCTACTGCAACATGTATTGCTCTGTCCTGCTCATGACGTGCATCAGCATCGACCGCTTCCTGGCCGTGGTTTACCCCATGAACTCGCTGACGTGGCGCAGCCCTCAGACAGCTTCAGCCGTGTGTGCTGCCATGTGGCTGTTGGCCCTCGGAGGAGTGTCCCCGCTCCTGATATCTGGGCAAACCATCCATTTGCCAGACCTGGGCATCACCACCTGCCATGATGTGCAGGATGTGGAAAACCTACAAGCTTATTATCTCTACTTCTTCCCCATCTactcctctgtcttcttcttcatcccCCTCGTCTTCACCGTTGTCTGTTATGTACGTATTATTCAGGCTCTGGCAGCAGCCAATGTGGAGAACCGCTCCAGAAAGACTCGAGCTGTAGTGATGGCCGTGGTCGTGCTGGTGGTGTTCGTGGTCTGCTTCACCCCCACCAACATCATCCTCATGGTTCACTATGTTCAGGTGTCCCACAAGTCCGGTGACAGTTCCTACCAGGCGTACCTGCTCTCCATGTGTCTCggcagcctcagctgctgtctggATCCTCTCCTCTATTACTTCGGCTCCTCTCAGTGCCAGAAGCAGATGGCAGCGCTGCTCAGATGTAGGCGACTGGCacaagcagagagcagctcaggGACGCAAAGTACAAGAACCAGCGGGcggacagacagcagcaagtCATACAAGATGGAGAGTGTTCAAACTGGCCTGGGGAGCCATTACAGCAGGCTGGTGGCTTAATTGCATGGACACCAGGAGCCTGGCTCTGAGAGACTCTTcaaacttacacacacagagcatgatACATCAGAGTCAAAGTGTATCTAAATCCTTAATA
The DNA window shown above is from Chelmon rostratus isolate fCheRos1 chromosome 5, fCheRos1.pri, whole genome shotgun sequence and carries:
- the f2r gene encoding proteinase-activated receptor 1 encodes the protein MVQLSVGLLVWFSLHSSALTSQNGSLLPRTFSGHFVMVTAEPVDYIDLSVLDSLKDDGGSGSGSEQEPVKKHGLHVPHRHPQKHYFVSEEAKGFLQGRLATSFVPTVYTLVFIISVPLNLVAMVMFVHHIRPRKPAVIYMLNLACADLLFGLLLPFKIAYHYHGNNWIYGSFMCRVVTAAFYCNMYCSVLLMTCISIDRFLAVVYPMNSLTWRSPQTASAVCAAMWLLALGGVSPLLISGQTIHLPDLGITTCHDVQDVENLQAYYLYFFPIYSSVFFFIPLVFTVVCYVRIIQALAAANVENRSRKTRAVVMAVVVLVVFVVCFTPTNIILMVHYVQVSHKSGDSSYQAYLLSMCLGSLSCCLDPLLYYFGSSQCQKQMAALLRCRRLAQAESSSGTQSTRTSGRTDSSKSYKMESVQTGLGSHYSRLVA